A single window of Nocardioides baekrokdamisoli DNA harbors:
- a CDS encoding 5-oxoprolinase/urea amidolyase family protein gives MGELRVISAGVQTTIQDVRGRQGYWDVGVPPSGAFDDLTLGLLNAALGNPGTAAGLECVMVGPVLVSDVDRMICVGGAVREATLDGRVIEAGIPALWRAGTELDLGPLDGPGLRGYLAVQGGLDVPRVLGSRSTFVLGGFGGIDGRPLAADDVIPLGRLENLLTPQVIELPALGHEWELRVIPGPHGAPDYLSPEGVEEFFGATWTVDHRADRTGIRLLGPSPQWSRTDGGEAGIHPSNLHDSAYPVGGIMLSGDTPVIVGVDGPSLGGFVVPAVVVEADRWKLGQLRPTDTVRLVPVNLEGAPSAPERPPVLASGEAWQVRWTIRASGDRHVLVEAGSREFDLRIRMWIHLLATSARDSHVVGVTEIVAGVRSLLVAIDTTRTSVNELAGLLAGLVDALPDPDHVEVPSREVVLPIAFDHPTSHEAMQRYSSVNPTAPWCPDNVEFIRRVNDLEDRDDVFGIVEEATYLVVGLGDVYLGAPVAVPLDPRHRLVTTKYNPARTWTAQNSVGIGGIYMCIYGMEGPGGYQLVGRTVPVFRLGGSSDDTRPWLLREFDRIRFRPVSAADLAAARTAIETGEADLETNPGTFSLAEVRALEIEAADEIAAVRARRRAAFDAERTRWAQ, from the coding sequence ATGGGCGAACTCAGGGTGATCAGCGCCGGCGTCCAGACCACGATCCAGGACGTACGCGGTCGCCAGGGCTACTGGGATGTCGGCGTACCTCCTTCAGGTGCGTTCGACGACCTGACTCTCGGGCTCCTCAACGCCGCGCTCGGGAATCCGGGCACCGCGGCGGGACTCGAATGCGTGATGGTGGGTCCGGTTCTGGTCAGCGACGTCGACCGGATGATCTGCGTCGGCGGAGCAGTGCGCGAGGCGACGCTCGATGGTCGCGTCATCGAAGCTGGCATCCCGGCCCTGTGGCGAGCCGGCACGGAACTGGATCTGGGGCCGCTCGACGGGCCCGGGCTCCGCGGCTACCTGGCCGTGCAAGGGGGCCTCGATGTCCCCCGGGTTCTGGGCAGTCGTTCGACCTTCGTCCTCGGCGGGTTCGGCGGGATCGACGGGCGGCCACTGGCCGCCGATGACGTGATCCCCCTCGGCAGGCTGGAGAACCTGCTCACGCCTCAGGTGATCGAACTGCCGGCGCTGGGTCATGAGTGGGAGCTCCGGGTCATTCCGGGGCCTCACGGAGCGCCGGACTACCTGAGTCCTGAAGGCGTCGAGGAGTTCTTCGGAGCGACGTGGACGGTCGACCACCGTGCCGACCGCACCGGGATCCGGCTGCTCGGACCGAGCCCACAGTGGTCGCGGACCGACGGCGGCGAGGCGGGGATCCACCCCTCCAACCTGCACGACTCCGCGTACCCGGTGGGCGGCATCATGCTGTCGGGCGACACCCCGGTGATCGTCGGTGTGGACGGCCCGTCCTTGGGCGGGTTCGTGGTGCCCGCCGTCGTGGTCGAGGCTGACAGGTGGAAGTTGGGGCAGCTGCGTCCGACCGACACCGTCCGGCTGGTGCCGGTCAACCTGGAGGGAGCGCCGTCGGCACCCGAGCGTCCGCCTGTCCTCGCCAGTGGCGAGGCGTGGCAGGTCCGATGGACGATCCGGGCCTCGGGGGATCGCCATGTACTGGTGGAGGCAGGTTCGCGCGAGTTCGATCTACGCATCCGGATGTGGATCCATCTGCTCGCCACCAGCGCCCGGGACTCCCACGTCGTCGGCGTGACCGAGATCGTCGCCGGCGTACGCTCCTTGCTCGTCGCGATCGACACCACCCGGACCAGCGTCAACGAACTGGCGGGACTACTCGCAGGACTCGTGGACGCGCTTCCGGACCCTGACCATGTCGAGGTGCCCTCGCGGGAGGTCGTCCTCCCGATCGCTTTCGATCACCCGACCTCGCACGAGGCGATGCAGCGCTACTCCAGCGTGAACCCGACCGCCCCGTGGTGTCCGGACAACGTCGAGTTCATTCGGCGGGTCAACGACCTGGAGGACCGCGACGACGTGTTCGGCATCGTCGAGGAAGCGACGTACCTCGTCGTCGGGCTGGGTGATGTGTACCTCGGCGCACCGGTCGCCGTACCGCTGGATCCACGCCACCGACTGGTGACGACCAAGTACAACCCCGCCCGCACCTGGACAGCGCAGAACTCGGTCGGCATCGGCGGGATCTACATGTGCATCTATGGCATGGAGGGACCCGGCGGCTACCAGCTGGTCGGCCGGACCGTCCCGGTGTTCCGCCTCGGGGGCTCGAGCGACGACACGCGGCCGTGGCTGTTGCGCGAGTTCGACCGGATCCGGTTCAGGCCGGTCAGCGCCGCCGACCTCGCCGCCGCGCGTACCGCGATCGAGACCGGCGAAGCCGATCTCGAGACCAACCCGGGGACGTTCTCGCTCGCAGAGGTCAGGGCCCTGGAGATCGAGGCGGCTGACGAGATCGCAGCCGTGCGCGCTCGGCGCCGGGCCGCGTTCGACGCCGAGCGGACGAGGTGGGCCCAATGA
- the atzF gene encoding allophanate hydrolase, producing the protein MSGQPTAWISRHVLAGADLGPLAGLRFAVKDNIAVAGVPTTAADPRRTTPAAAHAHVVQRLLDAGASVAGTTNMDQYATGLVGTRSPYGLCHAVDSPDHVSGGSSSGSAVVVAGGEVDFALGTDTAGSGRVPAAFNGLVGIKPSRGLVSATGVVPACRSLDCVTVFARTLATARTAYEVMVGHDPHDPYARLLTQVSPTEGRARIAVPLTPLDLEPTHAQAWEAALAAAAEVAELVPVDIGPLLEAAALLYSGPWLAERWLAFGAAMDEGPEVDPTVRTIVRAGATITGAETFAGFHQLAQLAQAASGVWLGVDALLLPVTPEHPTIAEVDADPIGVNARLGRFTNMTNLLDLCAIAFPGPRRVDGLPFGVQLLAPAGADDRIHAIAADLLGEPRPAASAGRIKVAVAGAHLSGQPLNADLVARGGRLVRSTRTAADYRMFSVPGPLPRPGLTRVIDGEAGDGIEVEVWSLPTDAVGGFAATILPPLALGPVDLIDGQRVLGFVCTADGADPERDISSFGGWRSYLSR; encoded by the coding sequence ATGAGCGGCCAGCCGACGGCGTGGATCTCACGCCATGTCCTGGCCGGCGCCGACCTGGGACCGCTGGCTGGCCTGCGATTCGCCGTGAAGGACAACATCGCCGTCGCCGGCGTCCCCACAACCGCAGCCGACCCCCGGCGTACGACGCCTGCCGCGGCGCACGCACACGTCGTCCAGCGGTTGCTCGACGCCGGAGCCAGCGTCGCCGGCACGACCAACATGGACCAGTACGCCACGGGTCTGGTCGGTACCCGGTCGCCGTACGGGCTCTGTCATGCCGTGGACTCGCCCGATCACGTCTCAGGCGGCTCGAGTTCGGGGAGCGCCGTCGTGGTCGCCGGCGGCGAGGTCGACTTCGCGCTCGGCACCGACACTGCGGGCAGCGGGCGGGTGCCGGCCGCGTTCAACGGCCTCGTCGGAATCAAGCCGTCACGCGGCCTCGTGTCGGCCACGGGCGTCGTCCCGGCCTGTCGCAGCCTCGACTGCGTGACGGTGTTCGCACGGACCCTCGCCACCGCACGGACTGCGTACGAGGTGATGGTCGGCCATGATCCGCACGACCCGTACGCGCGGTTGCTGACCCAGGTGTCGCCGACAGAAGGGCGGGCGCGGATCGCCGTACCTCTCACTCCCCTCGACCTGGAGCCGACTCACGCTCAGGCCTGGGAGGCCGCGCTGGCCGCCGCCGCGGAGGTCGCCGAACTGGTCCCGGTGGACATCGGACCATTGCTGGAGGCTGCTGCCTTGCTCTACAGCGGCCCGTGGCTCGCCGAGCGCTGGTTGGCGTTCGGCGCCGCCATGGACGAAGGGCCGGAGGTCGACCCGACCGTACGGACGATCGTCCGCGCGGGCGCCACGATCACCGGAGCCGAGACCTTCGCCGGCTTCCATCAGTTGGCGCAGCTGGCCCAGGCGGCCTCCGGGGTCTGGCTCGGCGTGGACGCACTGCTGCTGCCGGTGACCCCGGAGCACCCGACGATCGCCGAGGTCGATGCCGATCCGATCGGGGTGAACGCCCGGCTCGGCCGATTCACCAACATGACGAACCTGCTCGATCTGTGTGCGATCGCGTTCCCCGGGCCTCGCCGAGTCGACGGCCTCCCGTTCGGCGTACAACTGCTGGCACCGGCAGGGGCCGACGACCGAATCCACGCCATCGCCGCAGACCTGCTGGGCGAGCCGCGCCCGGCCGCGAGCGCGGGACGGATCAAGGTCGCTGTCGCGGGCGCGCATCTGTCCGGTCAGCCACTCAACGCCGACCTGGTTGCCCGGGGAGGGCGTCTGGTCCGCAGCACCCGCACTGCCGCGGACTATCGGATGTTCTCGGTCCCCGGCCCACTGCCGCGGCCGGGGCTCACGCGCGTGATCGACGGCGAGGCCGGCGACGGCATCGAGGTGGAGGTCTGGTCGTTGCCCACCGACGCGGTCGGCGGTTTCGCGGCCACCATCCTGCCCCCGCTCGCCCTGGGACCAGTGGACCTGATCGACGGGCAACGGGTGCTCGGGTTCGTCTGCACCGCCGACGGCGCGGATCCCGAGCGGGACATCAGCTCGTTCGGCGGGTGGAGGTCCTACCTCAGTCGCTGA
- a CDS encoding TetR/AcrR family transcriptional regulator, with protein sequence MAGDPAVKRTYAPRMAPDERREHLLDCALRVLGREGFYNVSIEAIAKEAGVSRPVVYDAYGGLEPLLNALLDRTQKRALRQVLAVLKDIGAPEDVDAWLVDGTTRVIVMMQEDPDVWRPILGLVRGAPREVRDRIEDTRKVVRRYLAAAIEAGLQLRGTVGLDADLVSHIVMAALEEFGRLVLEDPPQYENDRIIAALRSLLAAFGSPEE encoded by the coding sequence GTGGCCGGAGACCCCGCAGTCAAGCGCACGTACGCGCCTCGGATGGCGCCCGACGAGCGTCGCGAACATCTCCTGGACTGCGCACTCCGGGTACTCGGACGCGAGGGGTTCTACAACGTCTCGATCGAGGCGATCGCGAAGGAAGCCGGTGTCTCCCGACCGGTCGTCTACGACGCGTACGGCGGTCTCGAGCCGCTCCTGAACGCGCTCCTGGACCGGACCCAGAAGCGGGCGCTGCGACAGGTCCTCGCCGTGCTCAAGGACATTGGCGCGCCCGAGGACGTCGATGCCTGGCTCGTCGACGGCACCACCCGCGTGATCGTGATGATGCAGGAGGACCCGGACGTCTGGCGCCCGATCCTCGGCCTGGTACGCGGCGCCCCTCGCGAGGTCCGTGACCGGATCGAGGACACCCGGAAGGTCGTTCGTCGTTATCTGGCGGCCGCGATCGAAGCGGGCCTGCAACTGCGCGGCACCGTCGGACTCGACGCCGACCTGGTGTCGCACATCGTGATGGCGGCGCTCGAGGAGTTCGGACGGCTCGTGTTGGAGGACCCGCCTCAGTACGAGAACGACCGGATCATCGCGGCTCTGCGAAGCCTGCTCGCCGCCTTCGGCTCGCCGGAGGAGTGA
- a CDS encoding DUF1989 domain-containing protein, with translation MTAIAHEIPGGACWSISVPADRLITLTALGAATNVSMQLFAADRLDRLNVPDTMKAQMSACIKPPMVLMSDRGTGLASVVASTLGWHDCLGGLGSDAHLVGGTSYASHRNDWKRSARTLMLLEFAKYGLGESDLHASVNWFSKVAISDPDAGLSLTPGHCSAGDAVTLRTEQPVLVMLSTCPHPLSPDGATDGVAVAISEAEPVSADDPSRTWRAESGRALDVTEMVVLR, from the coding sequence ATGACCGCGATCGCCCACGAGATTCCGGGCGGTGCGTGTTGGTCGATCTCGGTCCCGGCGGACCGACTGATCACGTTGACGGCGCTCGGCGCTGCCACGAACGTGAGCATGCAGTTGTTCGCCGCCGACCGTCTCGACCGACTCAACGTCCCGGACACGATGAAGGCCCAGATGTCCGCGTGCATCAAACCTCCGATGGTGCTGATGTCCGACCGCGGCACCGGCCTCGCGTCGGTCGTCGCCTCGACCCTCGGGTGGCACGACTGCCTCGGCGGGCTCGGATCTGACGCCCACCTGGTCGGCGGGACGTCGTACGCCTCACACCGCAACGACTGGAAGCGATCGGCTCGCACCCTGATGCTGCTGGAGTTCGCCAAGTACGGGCTCGGCGAGTCCGACCTGCACGCCTCGGTGAACTGGTTCAGCAAGGTGGCGATCAGCGACCCGGACGCCGGGCTCAGCCTGACACCGGGCCACTGCTCCGCAGGCGACGCCGTGACGCTGCGCACCGAACAGCCCGTGCTGGTGATGCTCTCGACGTGTCCGCATCCGCTGTCCCCCGACGGAGCGACCGACGGAGTCGCGGTGGCAATCAGCGAGGCCGAACCGGTCTCCGCCGACGACCCGAGCCGGACCTGGCGTGCCGAATCGGGTCGTGCGCTCGACGTGACCGAGATGGTGGTGCTGCGATGA
- a CDS encoding SDR family oxidoreductase, with the protein MSYFVTGATGFIGRRLIHELVDHRDGEIFVLCRQSSLGRMQLLIEEWGSDRVVPIVGDLGSPGLGVDEKWIKAQKGRIDHFFHLAAIYDITADDATNDAMNIQGTRYAMELAGQLGAGVFHQVSSVAAAGDYRGTFTEDMFDEGQPLPSPYHRTKFESEKIVREDSPVPWRIYRPSLVIGDSVTGEMDKVDGPYYLFPMIKRLRDSMPSWIPLVGIDLRDTNVVPVDYVAKAMDHLGHLPKRDGEVFHLVNPEPQPVIDMMNAFCSAAGAPQFATPIDRRFSERGPISKLPNALKPATILSNVVRSSPAQATLDQTVGRLGIPAEALAHVNLTATYDSRKTQKALAGSGIEVPPLDSYVRTLWSYWEEQMDDATTSDKKVRKELKDKYVVITGASSGIGLVTAVKVAQAGGIPVLVARGKDKLDALKRTIEIGGGTAYVFSADLSDYESIDDLARRLNEELPRVDFLINNAGRSIRRSLKLSYDRFHDFERTMQLNYFGAIRLVMGVLPGMSERRSGHIVNVSSIAVLTSTPRFSAYAASKAALDSWSTVASSELAHDRITFTNIHMPLVRTPMIAPTKMYDKFPTISPAQAADMLIEAMVKKPHEINTLSGYAGSLLQRYLPKSAHRVLNVAYQLFPDSAAAKAHVEDEGQAPVHESQREMVVRLFKGLKW; encoded by the coding sequence ATGTCCTACTTCGTGACCGGCGCGACCGGTTTCATCGGCCGTCGTCTGATCCACGAGCTCGTCGACCACCGCGACGGTGAGATCTTCGTGCTCTGCCGCCAGAGCTCGCTGGGCCGGATGCAGCTCCTCATCGAGGAGTGGGGCAGCGACCGGGTCGTCCCGATCGTCGGCGACCTCGGCAGCCCCGGCCTCGGTGTGGATGAGAAGTGGATCAAGGCCCAGAAGGGTCGGATCGACCACTTCTTCCACCTGGCTGCGATCTACGACATCACCGCCGACGACGCGACCAACGACGCGATGAACATCCAGGGCACCCGGTACGCGATGGAGCTGGCCGGCCAGCTCGGCGCCGGCGTCTTCCACCAGGTCTCGTCGGTCGCCGCTGCCGGCGACTACCGCGGCACGTTCACCGAGGACATGTTCGACGAGGGTCAGCCGCTGCCCTCGCCGTACCACCGCACGAAGTTCGAGTCGGAGAAGATCGTCCGCGAGGACTCGCCTGTGCCGTGGCGGATCTACCGGCCGTCGCTGGTCATCGGCGACTCGGTCACCGGTGAGATGGACAAGGTCGACGGGCCGTACTACCTGTTCCCGATGATCAAGCGTCTGCGGGACTCGATGCCGTCCTGGATCCCGTTGGTCGGCATCGACCTGCGGGACACCAACGTCGTCCCCGTCGACTACGTGGCCAAGGCCATGGACCACCTCGGCCACCTGCCGAAGCGTGACGGCGAGGTCTTCCACCTGGTCAACCCCGAGCCGCAGCCGGTGATCGACATGATGAACGCGTTCTGCTCCGCCGCCGGCGCTCCGCAGTTCGCGACTCCGATCGACCGCCGTTTCAGCGAGCGCGGCCCGATCTCCAAGCTCCCGAACGCCCTCAAGCCGGCCACGATCCTCAGCAATGTGGTCCGGTCCTCACCGGCCCAGGCGACTCTCGACCAGACCGTCGGTCGTCTCGGGATCCCGGCGGAGGCCCTGGCGCACGTCAACCTCACCGCCACCTACGACAGCCGCAAGACCCAGAAGGCTCTCGCCGGGTCCGGCATCGAGGTCCCGCCGCTCGACTCCTACGTACGCACCCTGTGGTCGTACTGGGAGGAGCAGATGGACGACGCCACCACGTCGGACAAGAAGGTCCGCAAGGAGCTCAAGGACAAGTACGTCGTGATCACCGGTGCCTCGTCGGGCATCGGTCTGGTGACGGCCGTCAAGGTTGCCCAGGCCGGCGGCATCCCGGTGCTGGTCGCGCGTGGCAAGGACAAGTTGGACGCGCTCAAGCGCACCATCGAGATCGGTGGCGGCACCGCGTACGTCTTCTCGGCTGACCTCTCGGACTACGAGTCGATCGACGATCTGGCGCGCCGCCTCAACGAGGAGTTGCCGCGGGTCGACTTCCTGATCAACAACGCCGGTCGGTCGATCCGTCGCTCGCTCAAGTTGTCGTACGACAGGTTCCACGACTTCGAGCGCACGATGCAGCTCAACTACTTCGGTGCGATCCGCCTCGTGATGGGCGTTCTTCCGGGGATGTCGGAGCGTCGCTCGGGTCACATCGTCAACGTGAGCTCGATCGCCGTCCTCACCAGCACGCCGCGGTTCAGTGCGTACGCGGCTTCGAAGGCGGCCCTCGACTCGTGGTCCACCGTTGCCTCCAGCGAGCTGGCCCATGACCGGATCACGTTCACCAACATCCACATGCCGTTGGTGCGGACGCCGATGATCGCGCCGACCAAGATGTACGACAAGTTCCCCACGATCTCGCCGGCCCAAGCTGCCGACATGCTGATCGAGGCGATGGTCAAGAAGCCGCACGAGATCAACACGCTCTCCGGCTACGCCGGCTCACTGCTGCAGCGCTACCTGCCGAAGTCCGCGCACCGCGTGCTCAACGTCGCGTACCAGTTGTTCCCGGACTCGGCGGCCGCGAAGGCACACGTCGAGGACGAGGGTCAGGCTCCGGTGCACGAGTCGCAGCGCGAGATGGTGGTGCGGCTCTTCAAGGGCCTCAAGTGGTGA
- a CDS encoding endonuclease domain-containing protein translates to MASGPFLGIYSSRRLSLLGLSTPAVAQHITDGRLVRIRPGWFHDSSAHADAIEAARLGGVLTATSGSRHHGVWTLADDKLHVLVARNASRVRPERIRSREICLHWAGGPIEREPPVATPLQIVLDSARCQPRHVAVALADSALNRGLLRLEELEVAAPRLAGWCDGTAESGTESIVRVGLRRLGIAVRTQVQIDDVGRVDLVVGDRLVIECDSAAFHDGYTSKRDYERDRELVRQGYLSLRFKYHEVVDEWPRLEALILEIVRADRHRCRRAS, encoded by the coding sequence ATGGCATCAGGCCCCTTCCTGGGTATCTACTCATCGCGGCGGCTCTCCCTCCTCGGCCTGTCGACACCTGCGGTCGCGCAACACATCACCGACGGGCGCCTCGTCCGGATCCGGCCCGGATGGTTCCACGATTCGTCCGCGCATGCCGATGCCATCGAGGCGGCTCGCCTCGGTGGGGTCCTGACGGCGACTTCTGGCTCTCGTCACCACGGAGTGTGGACGCTCGCCGACGACAAACTCCATGTGCTGGTGGCCCGCAACGCATCCCGGGTCCGTCCGGAGCGGATCCGATCACGGGAGATCTGTCTCCATTGGGCCGGCGGGCCGATCGAGCGGGAGCCTCCCGTCGCGACCCCGCTCCAGATCGTGCTGGACTCGGCGCGCTGCCAACCTCGACATGTCGCGGTCGCGCTGGCCGATTCAGCGCTCAACCGGGGCCTGCTGCGGTTGGAGGAACTCGAGGTTGCTGCGCCGCGGTTGGCGGGGTGGTGCGACGGAACTGCTGAGTCCGGCACCGAGAGCATCGTGCGGGTCGGCCTGCGGCGGCTCGGGATCGCTGTGCGTACCCAGGTCCAGATCGACGACGTCGGTCGGGTGGACCTGGTCGTCGGGGACCGGTTGGTCATCGAATGCGACAGCGCCGCCTTCCATGACGGATACACCTCGAAGCGCGACTACGAACGAGACCGGGAACTGGTGCGCCAAGGCTACCTCTCCCTCAGATTCAAGTACCACGAGGTCGTCGATGAATGGCCACGCCTCGAGGCATTGATCCTTGAGATCGTGCGAGCTGATCGACACCGGTGCCGCCGGGCCAGCTGA
- a CDS encoding APC family permease, which translates to MSTASLDQASAVDLHGFGYVQQLSRRVGTYASFAAGFSFVSILTTVFQLFFIGYGFGGTLFFWTWPVVLVGQLAVALCFAELAARYPISGAIFQWARRLGGSVWGWFAGWTMIIAQIITLATAAIALQVVLPMVSTKFQIIGDGSGTSGAENAVLLGCILLAITTALNAFSIRITAIVNSVGVTCELVGVALLVILLFSHAHRGPGVVFHNSVLSGSTGYLTPLLMSALMAAYVMVGFDSAGELAEETHSPRSVTPKTIVRALIVSGIGGAFLLIAALMAAPSLTDGNLSSPTGGLPYVLTSVLGTTVGKLLLIDVAFAITVCTLAVQTAGARMIFSMARDEVLPFSGALRKVSPRFHTPLLATVVPGVGAAICLVVNVKNTSLFLGLASVCIMLLYIAYLMVTAPMLVSRLRGGKLADGADEAGKPLFSLGKWGLAINVVAVGYGLLMAINLGLPRQAVYDPANTGWYVHYLPLLTIVATFGIGAIAYAVKRGAYHSTVSVEAHAMLGALDQA; encoded by the coding sequence ATGTCCACCGCATCTCTCGACCAGGCAAGTGCAGTCGACCTGCACGGCTTCGGATACGTCCAACAACTCTCCCGCCGAGTCGGCACGTACGCGTCGTTCGCAGCCGGCTTCTCCTTCGTCTCGATCCTCACGACCGTCTTCCAGCTCTTCTTCATCGGGTACGGCTTCGGCGGGACCTTGTTCTTCTGGACCTGGCCGGTCGTGCTTGTCGGGCAGCTCGCGGTCGCGTTGTGTTTCGCCGAACTCGCGGCGCGCTATCCGATCTCGGGTGCGATCTTCCAGTGGGCGCGACGCCTGGGCGGCAGCGTCTGGGGCTGGTTCGCCGGCTGGACGATGATCATCGCCCAGATCATCACCCTCGCCACCGCGGCGATCGCCCTGCAGGTGGTCCTGCCGATGGTGTCGACGAAGTTCCAGATCATCGGCGACGGCAGCGGCACCTCCGGTGCGGAGAACGCGGTCCTGCTCGGCTGCATCCTGTTGGCCATCACCACTGCTCTGAACGCGTTCAGCATCCGGATCACGGCGATCGTCAACAGCGTCGGCGTGACCTGTGAGCTCGTCGGTGTCGCACTCCTGGTGATCCTGCTCTTCAGCCACGCCCACCGCGGCCCCGGCGTGGTGTTCCACAACTCGGTGCTGAGCGGCAGCACCGGCTACCTCACTCCCCTGCTGATGTCCGCGCTCATGGCCGCGTACGTCATGGTCGGGTTCGACTCCGCCGGCGAACTGGCCGAGGAGACGCACAGCCCGCGCTCGGTCACCCCGAAGACGATCGTCCGCGCGCTGATCGTGTCCGGCATCGGTGGCGCGTTCCTGCTGATCGCCGCCCTGATGGCCGCCCCGTCGCTCACCGACGGCAACCTCTCCTCCCCGACCGGCGGTCTGCCGTACGTCCTCACCAGCGTGCTCGGTACGACCGTGGGCAAGCTGCTGCTCATCGATGTCGCGTTCGCGATCACGGTCTGCACCCTCGCCGTCCAGACCGCCGGTGCGCGGATGATCTTCTCGATGGCACGCGATGAGGTCCTGCCGTTCTCCGGCGCGCTGCGCAAGGTCTCCCCGCGGTTCCACACCCCGCTCCTGGCGACGGTCGTGCCGGGTGTCGGTGCGGCAATCTGCCTCGTCGTCAACGTGAAGAACACCAGCCTGTTCCTCGGCCTCGCCAGCGTCTGCATCATGCTGCTCTACATCGCCTACCTCATGGTGACGGCGCCGATGCTGGTCTCCCGACTGCGCGGCGGCAAGCTCGCCGACGGCGCGGACGAGGCGGGCAAGCCGCTGTTCTCGCTCGGCAAGTGGGGCCTCGCGATCAACGTCGTGGCAGTCGGTTACGGCCTGTTGATGGCGATCAACCTGGGCCTCCCCCGTCAGGCCGTCTACGACCCGGCCAACACCGGTTGGTACGTCCACTACCTCCCGTTGCTGACGATCGTGGCGACCTTCGGCATCGGAGCGATCGCGTACGCCGTCAAGCGCGGTGCGTACCACTCGACCGTCTCGGTCGAGGCCCACGCGATGCTGGGAGCTCTGGACCAGGCATGA
- a CDS encoding urea amidolyase associated protein UAAP2, translating into MTYDTIVEAGDGALITVPSGGRLRIIDLEGNQAVDTLLYDAHDIRHRYSAFDTIREQGAVYLTTGSRLLSDRLEELAVISADTCGRHDTVGGACAQESNVIRYGMHTRHQHACRQTFLAYGAPAGIGQRELGPNINFFMNVPVDAAGNLHFEDGLSAPGKYVEITASRDIHVLISNCPQLNNPCNGWNPTPVRLVGTW; encoded by the coding sequence ATGACCTACGACACCATCGTCGAGGCCGGGGACGGGGCCCTCATCACAGTCCCCTCCGGTGGCCGCCTCCGGATCATCGATCTGGAGGGCAACCAAGCGGTCGACACGCTGCTCTACGACGCTCACGACATCCGCCACCGGTACAGCGCCTTCGACACCATCCGCGAACAGGGCGCGGTCTATCTGACCACCGGCTCCCGACTGCTCTCGGATCGTCTCGAGGAGCTCGCCGTCATCTCGGCCGACACCTGCGGTCGCCACGACACGGTCGGCGGTGCCTGTGCCCAGGAGAGCAATGTCATCCGGTACGGCATGCACACCCGGCATCAGCACGCCTGCCGCCAGACCTTCCTGGCGTACGGAGCTCCGGCGGGGATCGGTCAGCGCGAGTTGGGGCCCAACATCAACTTCTTCATGAACGTGCCGGTCGACGCCGCCGGGAACCTGCATTTCGAGGACGGGCTGTCGGCGCCCGGCAAGTACGTGGAGATCACCGCGAGTCGGGACATCCATGTCCTGATCAGCAACTGTCCCCAGCTCAACAACCCCTGCAACGGCTGGAATCCCACGCCCGTACGACTCGTGGGGACCTGGTGA